CAAGATGCTTCAAATGTATTGATGCATGCTGGAAAATAAGgttttttaaacacttttattcaaaaatattcaaaatattttccattttcattaaaatacagACATGCTATTCTGAATTACGGTGATAAAGTAATTCAAAATTCCTATATATACACCTACATATAGGCATATATGTCAACCTGAAAGAAAATGCACCTACAATGAAAAGTAATGGCTTTGCTTTGAGTCTTTGTGCACGTAGAGAATatattttgtgctttttcttAACGACAGGAGATATATCATCCCCCCTGAAATGAAACACTTAAAAGTAGCAGGTACTGCTAATAGCTGCCTAAGAGTCACAGGTGAACAAGTCCTACACAGATCAACTGCAGAATAAAAAAGTGTGGTTACAATCATTCTTCTTGAGTACATTAATATGTATTCCAAGTGCGTGTGCTGATGACAAGGTGCCGTCTCACCTCTGCCCCTCCATGCAGGCCAATCTACTGATGCTGGTGACAAAGAAGGCACACAGTGCACTGCTTTGCACAGAGCTGAGCAGTGATTTGTAATCACAGCAGAGAAACCTTGCATGTCCATCCTCCATGTTCCACATTTGGGACACCTTCTGTCATAATACTGAGAAAATCTAGAGGCACAAATAAAGCTGAAGTAAGTAATTCTCCGGCACTAGCTTATTGTTAAATGTGTCTACATTTGCTTAGCTTTTCAAAATTCCTGCTTTTCAAAGttcctgctgtttgttgtcagtTTGCTTGCTGCTGAGTTCAGTGGCTGGTCTGAAATGTTTTACAGAGCGTCTTGGTCTCCTGTAGACTGTGTGTGGAATGAACTGGTAGATTCAGTGTGGTAAGTGATGTGAACTCCACACCACTTGCAGAAATACCCTGGTAGCTGCCAGTTCTTAAAGAGCATCTTCAGGTACTTCTTGAATTTCTCCCCCATGAAGAAGTAGATGACTGGGTTGAGGCAGCAGTGAAAAAGGCCGAGGATTTCCGTTACCTGGAAAGCATAGTCCAGATTCCTGCTCACTTGACAGTCTTTAATGACTCCCATAAATTCCAGCAGTTGTAAGAAAATAACAATGTTGTAGGGGgtccaaaaaaagaaaaacacaatcaTGACAACAAAAATCATCTTCACAGCCTTATTCTTTTTGTCATTTCTACAGTGAACTAATGTTTTAATGATCATGGAGTAGCAAAATGTCATAATTATAAAAGGGATTAGGAGCCCTAAAATGTTGACTTCCAAAGTGGAAAAAAGCTTCCATGTTGTGAAATTGCCTGTAAATCTCGGCTTGCAGGTAGTAAAATTATGTTCATTAAAAGACTCTCTAAATACAAGCTCGGGGACTGAGGCTGAAAGAGCTACTAGCCACACAACAAGGCTAGTAATAAAGCCATGGAAGGTGGTCCTTGCTTTCAAGGAAAGCACTGCACGAACAATTGCCAGGTATCTGTCTATGCTCATAAGCATAATAAAAAATATCCCACTGTAAAACCCAACCAGGTAGATCCACGAAATGATTTTACACCAGGGAGTCCCAAAAACCCATTGGTCTACTGTGAAATAAGACCAGAATGGCAAGGATAAAACGAAGAGCAAATCTGAGATGGCGAGGTTTAGCAGGTACACATCAGTCATGCTCCTCAGCCTCTTGTATTTGAAGAGGACCACGATGACCAGAATGTTTCCAGCGAGCCCGACCAGGAATACCAGGGAATACAGAACGGGGAGGAAGGAGGCTGCAAACCTCCTGACGCCTTCTTTACTGCACAGTTTTGGAGCATCGTAATAACTATCATAATAGTCATAAAAGGTTGAGGGTTCGACTTCAAGGGACTCTGTACTTGAAGAACTcatgttttttcccccagttctGAGAAGGGAAGAATATAAAAATGTCAGAATATAAAAATGTCAGTGGCTTTCAGTGCATCAAGACCACATGGTTACTCCACAAACCTGAATCAGAAGTGACAGCTCAGGACACGACTCACTGCAGGTTCTCAGACATTATGTAAGCATTATGGGATGGATGCATGTGCACATTTGAGCAAGGTATTG
This genomic window from Zonotrichia albicollis isolate bZonAlb1 chromosome 1, bZonAlb1.hap1, whole genome shotgun sequence contains:
- the LOC102063759 gene encoding C-C chemokine receptor type 4, which gives rise to MSSSSTESLEVEPSTFYDYYDSYYDAPKLCSKEGVRRFAASFLPVLYSLVFLVGLAGNILVIVVLFKYKRLRSMTDVYLLNLAISDLLFVLSLPFWSYFTVDQWVFGTPWCKIISWIYLVGFYSGIFFIMLMSIDRYLAIVRAVLSLKARTTFHGFITSLVVWLVALSASVPELVFRESFNEHNFTTCKPRFTGNFTTWKLFSTLEVNILGLLIPFIIMTFCYSMIIKTLVHCRNDKKNKAVKMIFVVMIVFFFFWTPYNIVIFLQLLEFMGVIKDCQVSRNLDYAFQVTEILGLFHCCLNPVIYFFMGEKFKKYLKMLFKNWQLPGYFCKWCGVHITYHTESTSSFHTQSTGDQDAL